One Pleurocapsa sp. PCC 7327 DNA segment encodes these proteins:
- a CDS encoding M48 family metallopeptidase, which translates to MLNQLDRFFGRFRQGWIYIILSLAIAGTLIVSTPKPSYGGSWLDILIRGVQVIQLSSISDEQEIELGKQIDRELTQTKKIRILRNRSLNSYLNQIGQRLVPASERPNIPYKFQIVNDKQINAFATAGGYVYINSGLMQKADNEAELASVLAHEIGHIAARHAIDQMRDAAISQGLLSAAGLEQETLVNLGVQLAISLPNSREDEFEADKLGLANLEKAGYAPSAMVSFMKKLLAQSDSVPTFLSTHPNVLDRIVALEQSIDSKKANAGDGLDNQAYRNRIRAAL; encoded by the coding sequence ATGTTAAATCAACTCGATCGCTTTTTTGGTCGTTTTCGCCAAGGATGGATTTATATAATTTTGTCGCTTGCGATCGCTGGCACTTTAATCGTAAGCACTCCTAAACCAAGCTACGGAGGCTCTTGGCTAGATATCTTAATTAGGGGAGTTCAAGTTATCCAACTGTCCAGCATTTCAGACGAACAAGAAATCGAACTGGGCAAACAAATCGATCGCGAACTAACCCAAACAAAAAAAATTCGGATTTTGAGAAATCGCTCTCTCAACAGCTATTTGAATCAAATCGGACAAAGACTCGTGCCAGCGAGCGAGCGACCTAACATTCCCTATAAATTTCAGATCGTCAATGACAAACAAATCAATGCCTTTGCCACCGCGGGAGGTTATGTTTATATCAACAGTGGTTTGATGCAGAAAGCAGATAACGAAGCAGAGTTAGCTAGCGTCCTCGCTCACGAAATCGGTCATATCGCTGCTCGTCATGCGATCGACCAAATGCGAGATGCGGCAATCTCTCAAGGATTGCTTTCGGCAGCCGGACTCGAACAAGAGACTCTGGTCAATCTAGGCGTACAATTGGCAATTAGCCTCCCCAACAGCCGCGAAGATGAATTTGAAGCCGATAAACTGGGACTAGCTAATCTAGAAAAAGCAGGTTACGCTCCCTCAGCCATGGTGAGTTTTATGAAAAAACTTTTGGCTCAGAGTGACTCTGTCCCAACTTTTCTCAGTACTCATCCAAACGTCTTAGATCGAATCGTTGCCTTAGAGCAGTCAATCGATTCTAAGAAAGCAAATGCAGGCGATGGATTAGATAATCAAGCCTACAGAAACCGAATTCGCGCTGCTCTGTAA